The Populus trichocarpa isolate Nisqually-1 chromosome 2, P.trichocarpa_v4.1, whole genome shotgun sequence genome has a window encoding:
- the LOC7459519 gene encoding fimbrin-2, with amino-acid sequence MSGYVGILVSDPWLQNQFTQVELRSLKTHFMSMRRESGKLTLRDLASRMSRLKVVGENLTEEDRAACIQDLYQNLDEEVDFEFFLKVYLKLHAHASARTGSVAKNSSAFLKAATTTLLHTISESEKASYVAHINNYLGEDDFLKKYLPIDPSTNDLFEIAKDGVLLCKLINVAVAGTIDERAINTKRILNPWERNENHTLCLNSAKAIGCTVVNIGTQDFIEGRRHLVLGMISQIIKIQLLADLNLKKTPQLLELVDDSKDVEELMSLPPEKILLRWMNFLLKKAGYKKIVTNFSSDVKDAEAYAHLLNVLAPEYSNPSTLTVKDPLTRAKLVLEHADRMGCKRYLTAKDIVEGSPNLNLAFVAHIFQHRNGLSTQTKQISFLETLPDDTQISREERAFRFWMNSLGNSTYIDNVFEDLRNGWLLLETLDKVSPGIVNWKVANKPPIKLPFRKVENCNQVVKIGKQLKFSLVNIAGNDIVQGNKKLILAYLWQLMRYNILQLLKNLRFHSHGKEITDADILQWANTKVSNSGTQSRMKSFKDKSLSDGIFFLELLSAVQPRAVNWSLVTKGVTDDEKKMNATYIISIARKLGCSIFLLPEDLTEVNQKMILTLTASIMYWYLKQPVDQDKSSGTSDSETISNSTLDDSASESSIEENGNL; translated from the exons atgtCAGGTTACGTCGGCATTCTTGTGTCAGATCCATGGCTGCAAAACCAGTTCACCCAAGTCGAGCTTCGCAGCTTAAAAACACAT tttatGAGCATGAGGAGGGAAAGTGGGAAGCTGACACTAAGGGACTTGGCTTCGAGGATGTCGAGGTTGAAAGTAGTTGGAGAGAATCTGACAGAGGAAGACAGAGCTGCCTGTATTCAAGATTTGTATCAGAATCTCGACGAAGAGGTTGACTTTGAGTTCTTTCTCAAG GTATATTTGAAACTGCATGCGCATGCAAGTGCAAGAACAGGAAGTGTTGCAAAGAACTCGTCAGCATTCCTTAAAGCAGCCACCACTACGTTGCTTCACACCATCAGTGAATCGGAGAAGGCATCCTATGTTGCACATATCAATAATTATCTTGGAGAAGATGATTTCTTGAAGAAATACCTCCCTATCGATCCTTCAACTAATGATCTCTTCGAGATTGCGAAAGATGGAGTGCTTCTTTG TAAGCTTATCAATGTAGCAGTTGCTGGTACAATTGATGAAAGAGCTATCAATACTAAGAGGATACTCAATCCATGGGAAAGGAATGAAAACCATACACTCTGCCTCAATTCTGCAAAGGCAATTGGGTGTACTGTGGTGAATATAGGCACCCAAGACTTTATTGAAGGAAGG CGCCATCTCGTGCTTGGGATGATTTCTCAAATCATTAAA ataCAACTCTTGGCAGACCTAAACTTGAAGAAAACACCTCAGTTGCTGGAATTAGTTGATGACAGTAAG GATGTAGAAGAGTTGATGAGTCTACCACCAGAGAAGATCTTACTCAGGTGGATGAACTTCCTGCTGAAAAAAGCAGGGTACAAGAAAATAGTCACAAATTTCTCTTCTGATGTGAAG GATGCAGAGGCTTATGCTCACCTTCTTAACGTTCTTGCACCTGAATACAGTAATCCATCTACATTGACAGTAAAGGATCCATTGACAAGGGCAAAGTTAGTTCTTGAACATGCAGACAGGATGGGTTGCAAGAGATACTTAACTGCAAAGGACATTGTTGAAGGTTCCCCAAATCTTAACCTTGCCTTTGTTGCTCATATTTTCCAACACAG GAATGGGCTGTCAACACAGACAAAACAGATATCTTTTCTCGAAACTTTACCAGACGACACTCAAATCTCTAGAGAAGAAAGAGCATTTCGCTTCTGGATGAATAGTCTTGGGAATTCAACCTACATTGACAATGTGTTTGAAGATCTCAGAAATGG GTGGCTACTTCTAGAGACCCTTGACAAGGTTTCACCAGGGATTGTTAATTGGAAAGTTGCAAATAAACCTCCTATCAAATTGCCTTTCAGAAAAGTAGAAAATTGTAATCAAGTTGTAAAAATAGGAAAACAGTTAAAATTTTCCCTGGTTAACATTGCTGGAAATGACATTGTGCAAGGAAATAAGAAGTTAATATTGG CTTATCTGTGGCAGCTGATGAGATACAACATTCTCCAACTTCTAAAGAACTTGAGATTCCATTCCCATGGAAAGGAAATTACAGATGCAGATATTTTACAATGGGCCAACACGAAAGTCAGCAACTCAGGAACCCAAAGTCGCATGAAAAGTTTTAAG GATAAAAGTCTGTCAGATGGCATCTTCTTCCTTGAGTTGCTGAGCGCTGTTCAGCCTAGGGCAGTAAATTGGAGTCTGGTAACGAAAGGAGTAACTG ATGACGAGAAAAAGATGAATGCCACCTACATCATCAGTATTGCAAGGAAGCTAGGATGTTCTATATTTTTGCTTCCCGAAGACCTAACTGAG GTAAATCAGAAGATGATTCTTACGTTGACAGCAAGCATTATGTATTGGTATTTGAAACAACCTGTTGATCAGGATAAATCATCTGGAACTTCTGATAGTGAGACCATCTCAAACTCAACGTTGGATGATTCTGCCTCTGAATCATCAATAGAAGAGAATGGGAACCTATGA
- the LOC7459520 gene encoding putative kinase-like protein TMKL1, with protein MAVLKLYSIYIFYTLISINFSASPTQSLLLSGSTDVELLLGKIKASLQGNTENLLLSSWNSSVPLCQWRGLKWVFSNGSPLSCIDLSAPQWTNLSLYKDPSLHLLSLQLPSANLTGSLPRELGGFSMLQSLYLNINSLGGTIPLELGYSSSLSDIDLSDNVFSGALAPSVWNLCDRLVSLRLHGNSLTGSLPEPALPNTTCNNLQFLDLGSNKFSGSFPEFVTRFQGINELDLSGNMFSGPIPETLTGLKLEKLNLSHNNFSGVLPFFGESKFGVEVFEGNDPSLCGLPLRSCSGSSRLSPGAIAGIVIGLMTGVVVLASLLIGYMQNKRRKGMGDSDDDMEEESGDDGVGGVGGVGGEGKLILFQGGEHLTLEDVLNATGQVMEKTSYGTVYKAKLADGGTIALRLMREGSCKDRSSCLPVIKQLGKIRHDSLLPLRAFYQGKRGEKLLIYDYLPNRTLHDLLHEAKAGKPVLNWARRHKIALAIARGLAYLHTGLETPITHGNVRSKNVLVDEFFVARLTEFGLDKLMIPTVADEIVALAKTDGYKAPELQRMKKCNSRTDVYAFGILLLEILIGKKPGKNGRSNDFADLPSMVKVAVLEETTMEVFDLEVLKGVRSPMEEGLVQALKLAMGCCAPVASVRPTMDEVVKQLEENRPRNRSALYSPNETRSEIGTPF; from the exons ATGGCGGTTTTGAAACTTTACTCTATCTACATTTTCTACACCTTAATCAGCATAAACTTCTCTGCTTCCCCCACTCAGTCTTTGTTACTTTCTGGTTCAACAGATGTTGAGCTTCTGCTTGGAAAGATCAAAGCTTCACTGCAAGGTAACACTGAAAACCTCTTGCTCTCTTCATGGAACTCCTCTGTGCCTTTATGCCAATGGAGAGGCCTCAAATGGGTCTTCTCTAATGGCTCTCCTCTCTCTTGTATTGACCTTTCAGCACCACAATGGACTAATCTTTCACTCTATAAAGACCCCTCTTTGCACCTTTTATCTCTACAGCTACCATCTGCTAATCTCACTGGTTCACTTCCTAGAGAGCTCGGTGGGTTCTCTATGCTTCAAAGTTTGTATCTTAACATTAATTCACTGGGTGGAACCATCCCTCTTGAGCTTGGTTACAGCTCTTCACTCTCAGATATTGATTTGAGTGACAATGTGTTTAGTGGGGCTTTAGCTCCATCGGTGTGGAACTTGTGTGATAGATTAGTTTCACTCAGGCTTCATGGTAATTCACTTACCGGGTCTCTTCCTGAACCAGCATTGCCCAACACAACTTGCAATAATTTGCAGTTTCTTGATTTGGGTAGCAACAAGTTTTCAGGGAGTTTCCCTGAATTTGTTACTCGCTTTCAAGGTATAAACGAGCTTGATCTTTCCGGTAACATGTTTTCGGGTCCAATTCCTGAGACTTTAACTGGtttaaaacttgaaaagttGAATCTTTCACACAATAATTTCAGTGGAGTATTGCCTTTTTTTGGTGAATCGAAGTTTGGTGTGGAGGTTTTTGAAGGGAATGATCCCAGTCTTTGTGGGCTACCTTTAAGAAGTTGTAGTGGAAGTTCTAGATTGAGCCCGGGTGCAATTGCTGGCATTGTGATTGGATTAATGACTGGAGTTGTAGTTTTGGCCTCACTGTTAATTGGTTAtatgcaaaacaaaaggaggaAGGGGATGGGAGATAGCGACGATGACATGGAGGAGGAAAGCGGAGATGATGGAGTTGGTGGTGTTGGTGGCGTAGGTGGGGAAGGGAAACTAATTTTGTTTCAAGGCGGTGAGCATTTGACTTTGGAGGATGTGTTGAATGCGACAGGACAAGTTATGGAGAAAACAAGTTATGGGACTGTTTACAAGGCCAAGCTTGCTGATGGGGGGACAATTGCTTTGAGGTTGATGAGGGAAGGCAGTTGCAAGGATAGAAGTTCGTGTCTTCCAGTGATAAAGCAATTGGGGAAGATTCGGCATGACAGTTTACTTCCTCTGAGAGCTTTCTATCAGGGGAAGAGAGGGGAGAAGCTACTCATCTATGACTATCTTCCAAATAGAACCCTACACGACCTCTTACATG AGGCCAAAGCAGGAAAACCAGTGCTGAACTGGGCTAGAAGGCACAAGATTGCATTGGCTATAGCTAGAGGACTAGCATACCTTCATACAGGTCTTGAGACACCAATTACCCATGGGAATGTCCGGTCAAAAAATGTGCTTGTGGATGAATTTTTTGTTGCTAGGCTTACCGAGTTTGGACTTGACAAGCTAATGATCCCAACAGTAGCTGATGAAATCGTGGCACTTGCGAAAACTGATGGCTACAAGGCACCGGAGCTTCAAAGGATGAAGAAATGCAATTCTAGGACAGACGTTTACGCATTTGGAATCCTTTTGCTGGAGATTCTGATAGGCAAGAAACCTGGAAAAAATGGAAGAAGCAACGATTTCGCAGACCTGCCTTCGATGGTGAAAGTCGCAGTCTTAGAGGAAACAACAATGGAGGTTTTTGATTTGGAGGTTTTAAAGGGGGTAAGGAGTCCAATGGAAGAAGGGTTAGTTCAGGCACTGAAACTTGCAATGGGGTGCTGCGCTCCAGTGGCATCGGTTCGACCAACCATGGATGAAGTTGTGAAGCAGTTGGAAGAGAATAGACCAAGAAACAGGTCTGCTTTGTACAGCCCTAATGAAACAAGGAGTGAAATTGGTACTCCCTTCTAA
- the LOC7471188 gene encoding uncharacterized protein LOC7471188 — protein sequence MAAPSLILFHTNNLSSPFPLSSPKRYKNQTLNENSFLNLKKQSLLPNLLVKNPRTKNPRSAPVVVFAAQSNFLKVVQTVWKVGKDGIETGTNLVPNSVPRPIARVAVTFVVLAVSLFLLKSFLSTVFFALATMGLVYFTFIALNKDQGPKGGGGTTLEDPEEEARRIMEKYK from the exons ATGGCTGCCCCTTCACTTATTCTTTTTCATACTAATAATCTAAGTTCTCCCTTTCCACTTTCCTCTCCAAAAcgttataaaaaccaaaccctaaATGAAAACTCCTTTTTAAACCTCAAGAAGCAATCTCTACTTCCAAACTTGCTAGTCAAGAATCCCAGAACCAAGAATCCTCGCTCAGCTCCTGTTGTAGTCTTCGCTGCACAGTCTAATTTCTTAAAAG TTGTTCAGACAGTATGGAAGGTTGGGAAGGATGGTATCGAGACAGGGACCAATCTTGTGCCT aacTCTGTACCGAGACCGATAGCAAGGGTTGCGGTGACAtttgttgtattggcagtttCGCTGTTTTTGCTAAAATCATTCCTGTCAACAGTTTTCTTTGCGCTG GCTACGATGGGACTCGTATACTTCACATTCATTGCCTTGAACAAGGACCAAGGGCCAAAAGGAGGTGGTGGTACCACTTTAGAGGACCCTGAAGAAGAAGCAAGAAGAATAATGGAAAAGTACAAGTGA
- the LOC7471190 gene encoding B3 domain-containing transcription factor ABI3 isoform X1 has product MKGLEVHGEDRHEGVENEGNPTIGFDAMEEEQDILVEDKEIWLERGQEDLLHASDVSIFYEDFPPLPDFPCMSSSSSSSSTLAPVNAITSSSSSSCSSSASSSSSAAAWAVLKSEAEEDVEKNHQHRNHCYHHNNNDDFNSQAMDDPVDVSTAALSSTCSMEVPQPPDQAMELGIECMDVMEDFGYIDLLESNDFFDPSSIFHPDEGIFEEFQMEQNEPQDQLQLQYDEQAGNEEITKGKNDQEADHQGGRSDDLAMVFLDWLKSNKETVSADDLRRVKLKKTTIECAARRLGGGKEGMKQLLKLILQWVQTNHLQRRRMRESSSNVNLLYPYNQDPLQNQNPNPNSNLNCNPIPADHSNPCFTQSPWNVAPPPYLAADPATVMPGFSPMVGFMGDPFSNGSSNINGHPYGTPQDCNHMLQSYQTWPPSQFHSASHFNSFADNNLQSAQPQNPAFTGYGNQYPYQYVPANGDNRLTRLGSSATKEARKKRMARQRRFLSYHRNQNHHNIQHQNQGAGDPHERLSDDPNGAPTGQSNPGSWVYWPTAAGGGSASTTVDAPVDRPAMQAQTNNHRQAAAERRQGWKPEKNLRFLLQKVLKQSDVGSLGRIVLPKKEAETHLPELEARDGISIAMEDIGTSRVWNMRYSFRFWPNNKSRMYLLENTGDFVRTNGLQEGDFIVIYSDVKCGKYLIRGVKVRQPAGPKPENKRAGKSQRNSHANCPAAANNGSGSQKQTVK; this is encoded by the exons atgaagggTTTGGAAGTGCATGGTGAAGATCGGCATGAAGGGGTTGAAAATGAAGGAAACCCTACTATCGGGTTTGATGCTATGGAGGAAGAGCAAGATATCCTTGTTGAAGATAAGGAGATCTGGCTTGAGAGAGGGCAAGAAGATCTGTTACATGCGAGTGATGTTTCGATCTTCTATGAAGACTTCCCTCCACTCCCAGATTTTCCTTgcatgtcttcttcttcctcttcttcatccACTCTGGCTCCTGTCAATGCCATAACTTCGTCGTCATCTTCCTCTTGTTCTTCGTCAGCATCCTCCTCTTCTTCAGCGGCTGCTTGGGCTGTTTTGAAGTCAGAGGCAGAAGAAGATGTTGAAAAGAATCATCAACATCGTAATCACTGCTATCATCATAACAATAATGATGATTTTAACAGTCAAGCGATGGATGATCCGGTGGATGTTTCTACAGCGGCCTTGTCTTCCACTTGCTCAATGGAGGTCCCTCAGCCTCCTGATCAAGCGATGGAATTAGGAATTGAATGCATGGACGTGATGGAGGATTTCGGATACATAGATCTGCTTGAGAGTAATGATTTCTTTGATCCTTCATCTATATTTCATCCTGATGAAGGCATCTTTGAGGAGTTTCAAATGGAGCAAAACGAACCACAAGATCAGCTACAGCTTCAATATGATGAACAAGCTGGAAATGAAGAGATTACAAAAGGCAAAAATGATCAGGAGGCCGACCACCAAGGAGGAAGATCAGATGATCTGGCCATGGTGTTTTTAGACTGGCTCAAGAGCAACAAAGAAACTGTTTCAGCTGATGATTTGAGGAGAGTCAAACTCAAGAAGACCACTATAGAGTGTGCTGCTAGGCGTTTAGGTGGTGGTAAAGAAGGCATGAAACAACTCTTGAAGCTCATTCTCCAATGGGTCCAAACGAATCATCTACAAAGAAGGCGCATGAGAGAATCATCCTCCAACGTTAATCTTCTCTATCCATACAATCAAGACCCTCTTCAGaaccaaaaccctaaccctaattcAAATCTCAACTGCAATCCTATACCAGCTGATCATTCAAACCCTTGCTTCACCCAGTCACCTTGGAACGTTGCACCCCCGCCATATCTTGCCGCAGATCCGGCAACGGTCATGCCAGGTTTTTCTCCCATGGTTGGATTTATGGGTGACCCGTTTTCAAATGGATCTTCTAATATAAATGGCCATCCTTACGGGACTCCACAGGATTGCAATCACATGCTTCAGTCCTATCAAACATGGCCTCCCTCACAATTTCATTCGGCTTCACACTTCAACTCATTTGCAGACAATAATCTCCAGTCAGCTCAACCCCAGAATCCTGCTTTTACCGGGTATGGTAACCAGTACCCATATCAGTATGTTCCGGCTAATGGTGATAACAGGTTGACGAGGTTAGGTTCCTCAGCTACAAAAGAGGCAAGGAAGAAGAGAATGGCTAGGCAGAGAAGGTTTTTGTCTTACCACAGGAATCAGAATCATCACAATATCCAGCACCAAAATCAAGGCGCTGGCGATCCGCATGAAAGGCTCTCAGATGATCCCAATGGTGCCCCAACAGGTCAATCTAATCCTGGTAGTTGGGTTTACTGGCCCACAGCTGCTGGTGGAGGTTCTGCTTCCACCACTGTGGATGCACCGGTGGATCGACCAGCCATGCAAGCACAGACTAATAATCACCGGCAGGCCGCGGCCGAGAGGCGACAG GGATGGAAACCTGAGAAGAACCTGAGGTTTCTCCTTCAGAAAGTGTTGAAGCAGAGTGATGTGGGGAGTCTTGGGAGGATAGTGTTGCCAAAG aAAGAAGCAGAAACACATCTCCCGGAGCTAGAGGCAAGGGACGGAATTTCCATCGCCATGGAAGATATAGGGACTTCTCGTGTTTGGAACATGCGTTATAG TTTCAGATTTTGGCCCAACAACAAAAGCAGGATGTATCTCCTCGAAAACACTG GAGATTTTGTGAGAACAAATGGACTCCAAGAAGGGGATTTCATAGTCATCTACTCGGATGTGAAATGTGGAAAATAT TTGATCCGAGGAGTGAAGGTACGGCAACCTGCAGGGCCCAAACCAGAGAACAAGAGGGCAGGAAAATCGCAAAGAAACTCGCATGCAAATTGTCCAGCTGCTGCTAATAATGGCTCTGGCtctcaaaaacaaacagtaaagTGA
- the LOC7471190 gene encoding B3 domain-containing transcription factor ABI3 isoform X2 — protein sequence MKGLEVHGEDRHEGVENEGNPTIGFDAMEEEQDILVEDKEIWLERGQEDLLHASDVSIFYEDFPPLPDFPCMSSSSSSSSTLAPVNAITSSSSSSCSSSASSSSSAAAWAVLKSEAEEDVEKNHQHRNHCYHHNNNDDFNSQAMDDPVDVSTAALSSTCSMEVPQPPDQAMELGIECMDVMEDFGYIDLLESNDFFDPSSIFHPDEGIFEEFQMEQNEPQDQLQLQYDEQAGNEEITKGKNDQEADHQGGRSDDLAMVFLDWLKSNKETVSADDLRRVKLKKTTIECAARRLGGGKEGMKQLLKLILQWVQTNHLQRRRMRESSSNVNLLYPYNQDPLQNQNPNPNSNLNCNPIPADHSNPCFTQSPWNVAPPPYLAADPATVMPGFSPMVGFMGDPFSNGSSNINGHPYGTPQDCNHMLQSYQTWPPSQFHSASHFNSFADNNLQSAQPQNPAFTGYGNQYPYQYVPANGDNRLTRLGSSATKEARKKRMARQRRFLSYHRNQNHHNIQHQNQGAGDPHERLSDDPNGAPTGQSNPGSWVYWPTAAGGGSASTTVDAPVDRPAMQAQTNNHRQAAAERRQGWKPEKNLRFLLQKVLKQSDVGSLGRIVLPKKEAETHLPELEARDGISIAMEDIGTSRVWNMRYRFWPNNKSRMYLLENTGDFVRTNGLQEGDFIVIYSDVKCGKYLIRGVKVRQPAGPKPENKRAGKSQRNSHANCPAAANNGSGSQKQTVK from the exons atgaagggTTTGGAAGTGCATGGTGAAGATCGGCATGAAGGGGTTGAAAATGAAGGAAACCCTACTATCGGGTTTGATGCTATGGAGGAAGAGCAAGATATCCTTGTTGAAGATAAGGAGATCTGGCTTGAGAGAGGGCAAGAAGATCTGTTACATGCGAGTGATGTTTCGATCTTCTATGAAGACTTCCCTCCACTCCCAGATTTTCCTTgcatgtcttcttcttcctcttcttcatccACTCTGGCTCCTGTCAATGCCATAACTTCGTCGTCATCTTCCTCTTGTTCTTCGTCAGCATCCTCCTCTTCTTCAGCGGCTGCTTGGGCTGTTTTGAAGTCAGAGGCAGAAGAAGATGTTGAAAAGAATCATCAACATCGTAATCACTGCTATCATCATAACAATAATGATGATTTTAACAGTCAAGCGATGGATGATCCGGTGGATGTTTCTACAGCGGCCTTGTCTTCCACTTGCTCAATGGAGGTCCCTCAGCCTCCTGATCAAGCGATGGAATTAGGAATTGAATGCATGGACGTGATGGAGGATTTCGGATACATAGATCTGCTTGAGAGTAATGATTTCTTTGATCCTTCATCTATATTTCATCCTGATGAAGGCATCTTTGAGGAGTTTCAAATGGAGCAAAACGAACCACAAGATCAGCTACAGCTTCAATATGATGAACAAGCTGGAAATGAAGAGATTACAAAAGGCAAAAATGATCAGGAGGCCGACCACCAAGGAGGAAGATCAGATGATCTGGCCATGGTGTTTTTAGACTGGCTCAAGAGCAACAAAGAAACTGTTTCAGCTGATGATTTGAGGAGAGTCAAACTCAAGAAGACCACTATAGAGTGTGCTGCTAGGCGTTTAGGTGGTGGTAAAGAAGGCATGAAACAACTCTTGAAGCTCATTCTCCAATGGGTCCAAACGAATCATCTACAAAGAAGGCGCATGAGAGAATCATCCTCCAACGTTAATCTTCTCTATCCATACAATCAAGACCCTCTTCAGaaccaaaaccctaaccctaattcAAATCTCAACTGCAATCCTATACCAGCTGATCATTCAAACCCTTGCTTCACCCAGTCACCTTGGAACGTTGCACCCCCGCCATATCTTGCCGCAGATCCGGCAACGGTCATGCCAGGTTTTTCTCCCATGGTTGGATTTATGGGTGACCCGTTTTCAAATGGATCTTCTAATATAAATGGCCATCCTTACGGGACTCCACAGGATTGCAATCACATGCTTCAGTCCTATCAAACATGGCCTCCCTCACAATTTCATTCGGCTTCACACTTCAACTCATTTGCAGACAATAATCTCCAGTCAGCTCAACCCCAGAATCCTGCTTTTACCGGGTATGGTAACCAGTACCCATATCAGTATGTTCCGGCTAATGGTGATAACAGGTTGACGAGGTTAGGTTCCTCAGCTACAAAAGAGGCAAGGAAGAAGAGAATGGCTAGGCAGAGAAGGTTTTTGTCTTACCACAGGAATCAGAATCATCACAATATCCAGCACCAAAATCAAGGCGCTGGCGATCCGCATGAAAGGCTCTCAGATGATCCCAATGGTGCCCCAACAGGTCAATCTAATCCTGGTAGTTGGGTTTACTGGCCCACAGCTGCTGGTGGAGGTTCTGCTTCCACCACTGTGGATGCACCGGTGGATCGACCAGCCATGCAAGCACAGACTAATAATCACCGGCAGGCCGCGGCCGAGAGGCGACAG GGATGGAAACCTGAGAAGAACCTGAGGTTTCTCCTTCAGAAAGTGTTGAAGCAGAGTGATGTGGGGAGTCTTGGGAGGATAGTGTTGCCAAAG aAAGAAGCAGAAACACATCTCCCGGAGCTAGAGGCAAGGGACGGAATTTCCATCGCCATGGAAGATATAGGGACTTCTCGTGTTTGGAACATGCGTTATAG ATTTTGGCCCAACAACAAAAGCAGGATGTATCTCCTCGAAAACACTG GAGATTTTGTGAGAACAAATGGACTCCAAGAAGGGGATTTCATAGTCATCTACTCGGATGTGAAATGTGGAAAATAT TTGATCCGAGGAGTGAAGGTACGGCAACCTGCAGGGCCCAAACCAGAGAACAAGAGGGCAGGAAAATCGCAAAGAAACTCGCATGCAAATTGTCCAGCTGCTGCTAATAATGGCTCTGGCtctcaaaaacaaacagtaaagTGA
- the LOC7471191 gene encoding uncharacterized protein At4g13230: MASLALTTSLPRYGQLGAMIVRSQRSSGVFIPLTRRFQASSRKEASSGGFEMARKATKEGASEAKAAGESVVEDATQKTKEVAGKASEASNDLADKAKQTAQDAWGAVKDTTAKIKDTVVGKAEESKEFIKENAETVKSSMNTKN; encoded by the exons atggcAAGCCTAGCCCTAACCACATCCCTTCCCAGGTATGGTCAACTCGGTGCTATGATAGTTAGGAGCCAAAGGAGCTCTGGAGTTTTCATCCCTTTAACAAGACGTTTTCAG GCAAGTTCTCGCAAGGAGGCTTCATCAGGTGGCTTTGAGATGGCTCGTAAGGCCACAAAAGAAGGAGCCAGTGAAGCAAAGGCTGCTGGTGAATCTGTGGTCGAAGAT GCGACCCAGAAAACAAAAGAGGTGGCTGGAAAGGCATCGGAGGCCTCAAACGATCTAGCAGACAAGGCAAAACAAACTGCTCAAGATGCTTGGGGAGCCGTAAAAGATACCACAGCAAAGATCAAGGACACAGTAGTTGGCAAAGCTGAGGAATCAAAGgaattcatcaaagaaaatgcAGAGACAGTCAAGAGCAGCATGAACACCAAAAACTGA
- the LOC7471192 gene encoding glycine-rich protein 5: MARCYCILVLIALVIAQASARDVPIDAGLDDQKNFIAYGGVGGFAGVGGLPNLGGVAGGLGGLGGVGGLGGDSGSGGALGGGVGGGVGVGGGLGGGSGDCADGDAGSLFHP; encoded by the coding sequence ATGGCAAGGTGTTATTGCATTCTAGTTTTAATTGCTCTTGTTATTGCTCAAGCAAGTGCTAGGGACGTGCCCATAGACGCTGGCCTCGATGACCAAAAGAACTTCATCGCATATGGCGGTGTAGGTGGCTTTGCTGGAGTTGGTGGTCTGCCAAACCTTGGCGGTGTTGCTGGTGGCCTCGGTGGACTTGGTGGGGTTGGTGGCTTGGGTGGAGACTCAGGTAGTGGTGGAGCTCTTGGTGGAGGTGTTGGTGGAGGCGTTGGTGTTGGTGGAGGCTTGGGCGGTGGCAGTGGAGATTGTGCTGATGGTGATGCTGGCTCTCTCTTCCACCCTTGA